The following are encoded in a window of Natrononativus amylolyticus genomic DNA:
- a CDS encoding creatininase family protein: protein MFLTGTPDRRYAWASLPYEAIKETGETPGSVLVLPVGSIEQHGHHLPVATDTLLVTAVADAAVSAIADDVPVVLAPTVWSGHSPHHRDFGGTLSLRFETLKRVLEDVADSALDNGFDAVILVNGHGGNKNLIGAATGSIGRAHPETEVMGLTYFDLAADAIEDLRESDTSGMAHGGEYETSLMLHLYDELVDTEATEAVYYDDHYDHAGVDLLRGGPLGVYRSFAAYSDSGAIGDSELASAEKGSAIFDLVRSELADVVRAAHEATA, encoded by the coding sequence ATGTTCCTGACTGGTACACCAGATCGGCGGTACGCGTGGGCGAGTCTCCCGTACGAAGCGATCAAAGAGACGGGTGAAACGCCGGGGTCCGTCCTCGTCTTGCCCGTCGGCAGCATCGAACAGCACGGCCATCACCTGCCGGTGGCGACCGATACGCTGCTCGTCACGGCCGTCGCGGACGCCGCCGTCAGCGCGATCGCCGACGACGTCCCCGTCGTCCTGGCGCCGACGGTGTGGAGCGGCCACTCGCCGCACCACCGCGATTTCGGCGGGACGCTCTCGCTGCGCTTCGAGACGCTCAAACGCGTCCTCGAGGACGTCGCCGACAGCGCGCTGGACAACGGCTTCGACGCCGTGATCCTGGTGAACGGCCACGGCGGGAACAAAAACCTGATAGGCGCGGCAACGGGGAGCATCGGTCGGGCCCATCCGGAGACGGAGGTGATGGGGCTTACGTACTTCGACCTCGCGGCTGACGCGATCGAGGACCTGCGAGAGAGCGACACGAGTGGGATGGCCCACGGCGGCGAGTACGAGACGTCGTTGATGTTGCACCTGTACGACGAACTCGTCGATACTGAGGCGACGGAGGCGGTGTACTACGACGATCACTACGATCACGCCGGCGTCGATCTGCTTCGTGGGGGCCCACTCGGCGTCTACCGGTCGTTTGCGGCGTACTCCGACAGCGGTGCGATCGGCGACTCCGAACTCGCCTCCGCCGAGAAGGGCAGCGCGATTTTCGACCTCGTTCGGAGCGAACTCGCCGACGTGGTACGCGCAGCCCACGAGGCAACCGCCTGA
- a CDS encoding carbohydrate ABC transporter permease, producing the protein MSSLATLQDRVADLRNGELELSRYQRRTLIAWVVLTPLVTWLILYKYIAFLYNIVLSFHERSRAGDLTFLGLDNWAALASDPVFPTALMNTILFFLAVPVAIAIALGIALLLNRRFPGVDVFRAIFFLPYITMMVAVAVIWQYIFSTDYGVLNYFLLELGLISDNISWLGRAWYARLSIFMIQVWTTVGFFMLIILAGLQSIPQQVYEVASIDGASRYQKFRYITLPLLKPTLGICALVGMASTFRLFDVVMVMTGGGPGNSTEILLTWIYKQSFNYNDFGYGAVLSIIMVAITLIIAFGGYKLQTEQYT; encoded by the coding sequence ATGTCGTCACTAGCCACTCTCCAAGACCGGGTTGCGGACCTCCGAAACGGCGAACTCGAGTTGAGTCGCTACCAGCGTCGAACGCTCATCGCCTGGGTGGTTCTGACCCCGCTCGTCACCTGGCTCATCCTGTACAAGTACATCGCCTTCCTCTACAACATCGTTCTCTCGTTTCACGAGCGGTCGCGGGCGGGCGACCTGACCTTCCTGGGACTGGACAACTGGGCCGCGCTCGCGAGCGACCCAGTGTTCCCGACCGCGCTGATGAACACGATTTTGTTCTTCCTCGCGGTGCCCGTCGCGATCGCGATAGCGCTCGGAATTGCACTACTACTGAACCGTCGGTTCCCCGGGGTTGACGTGTTCCGGGCGATATTCTTCCTGCCGTACATCACGATGATGGTCGCCGTCGCCGTGATCTGGCAGTACATCTTCAGCACCGATTACGGCGTGTTGAACTACTTCCTGTTAGAGCTCGGCTTGATAAGCGATAACATCAGCTGGCTCGGGAGAGCGTGGTACGCTCGGCTGTCGATCTTCATGATTCAGGTCTGGACGACGGTTGGCTTCTTCATGCTGATCATCCTCGCCGGGCTCCAGAGCATCCCACAGCAGGTGTACGAAGTGGCGAGCATCGACGGCGCCTCACGGTACCAGAAGTTTCGCTACATCACCCTGCCGCTGTTAAAGCCCACACTCGGGATCTGTGCGCTCGTTGGGATGGCGAGTACGTTCCGGCTGTTCGACGTCGTGATGGTCATGACAGGTGGCGGACCCGGAAACTCAACGGAGATCCTCCTCACGTGGATCTACAAGCAATCGTTCAACTACAATGACTTCGGCTATGGAGCCGTGCTCAGTATCATCATGGTCGCAATCACACTCATCATCGCCTTCGGCGGATACAAACTCCAGACGGAGCAGTACACATGA
- a CDS encoding carboxypeptidase-like regulatory domain-containing protein: MDLKIPPLILLVAEKVTVRKLLFNRISIVLAVALVISIGVFGYVSANNDGNIRGTVVDANGDPVEDATVILGEERRLGQNPTHETTTDSNGEYQFTGMEEVLEFRLQAFGPDETTESEQLRIHLNFQGENYEQDLVLDQSS, translated from the coding sequence ATGGACCTGAAAATACCACCGCTGATCCTGCTCGTGGCGGAGAAGGTGACCGTGCGGAAGCTGCTGTTCAATCGGATCTCGATCGTGCTGGCGGTCGCCCTCGTCATCTCGATCGGGGTGTTCGGGTACGTCTCCGCGAATAACGACGGAAACATCCGCGGCACGGTCGTCGACGCCAACGGCGACCCCGTCGAAGACGCAACCGTCATCCTCGGCGAGGAGCGACGCCTCGGTCAGAACCCGACGCACGAGACGACGACCGATAGCAACGGCGAGTACCAGTTCACCGGGATGGAGGAGGTCCTCGAGTTCAGGCTACAAGCGTTCGGACCCGACGAGACGACGGAGAGCGAACAACTCCGTATCCACCTGAACTTCCAGGGAGAGAACTACGAACAGGACCTGGTACTGGACCAGTCCAGCTGA
- a CDS encoding LLM class flavin-dependent oxidoreductase, translated as MDCHYNVYGCFREPSADIELAKRAVDAGFGGIWIGDHFLPWISSRPYTHHILPWFGALMNEVPDVPVGTSVTCPMLRYRPPLLAQALATLDSMYPGRFHLGLGVGEALNEAHFLDDWPEWGERAAMMIETIDLLEKLWTADEYLEFDGEYFQYEGIRLHTEPKASLPIHWAAWGPTSCTLAGKHADHLITAASPKKIREKIIPPYKDGLSTRGRSLDDVDVTTEVSINIGDPDELVQEIRDRGEYVPHDQIDSTDPREIQREADDRLAAMSDEEIRTKYNITDDPEEVVRLLREYERAGVTRVLVGSKCGDPHETISVMEEHVLPEFD; from the coding sequence ATGGATTGTCATTACAACGTATACGGATGTTTCCGAGAGCCGAGTGCAGATATCGAACTCGCAAAACGGGCCGTCGATGCCGGATTCGGTGGGATCTGGATCGGCGATCACTTCCTCCCGTGGATCAGTTCGAGACCGTACACCCATCACATTCTCCCGTGGTTCGGGGCGCTGATGAACGAAGTTCCGGACGTTCCGGTCGGGACGTCCGTCACGTGTCCGATGCTGCGATACCGCCCACCGCTGCTCGCACAGGCGCTTGCGACACTCGACAGCATGTATCCGGGACGGTTCCACCTCGGTCTCGGTGTCGGTGAGGCGCTGAACGAAGCACACTTTTTGGACGACTGGCCGGAGTGGGGCGAACGAGCGGCCATGATGATCGAAACGATCGACCTCCTCGAGAAGCTGTGGACTGCAGACGAGTACCTCGAGTTCGACGGCGAGTACTTCCAGTACGAGGGGATCCGACTCCACACCGAGCCGAAAGCCTCGCTTCCGATCCACTGGGCGGCGTGGGGTCCGACGTCGTGTACGCTCGCGGGAAAACACGCGGACCACCTGATCACAGCGGCATCCCCGAAGAAGATTCGTGAGAAGATCATCCCTCCGTACAAAGACGGGCTCTCGACTCGAGGGCGGAGTCTCGACGATGTAGACGTCACGACCGAGGTGTCGATCAACATCGGAGATCCGGACGAACTGGTACAGGAGATCCGCGACCGTGGTGAGTACGTCCCACACGATCAGATAGACAGCACTGACCCGCGGGAGATACAGCGCGAGGCCGACGACCGTCTCGCCGCGATGTCGGACGAGGAGATCCGCACCAAATACAACATCACGGACGATCCAGAAGAGGTCGTGAGGTTACTCCGGGAGTACGAACGAGCGGGTGTCACTCGCGTACTCGTTGGCTCGAAATGTGGCGATCCGCACGAAACGATCTCGGTCATGGAGGAACACGTGCTCCCCGAATTCGACTGA
- a CDS encoding carbohydrate ABC transporter permease, producing the protein MNGTNGFVDRNDVTNAFKKRFGESREEFGAKALYFTLSCLLALLFAFPYYWLVRVGFVWPSGAILGERPSLIIEDLSFYNFVTIYYEIALLRYFLNSVLVSLIVIGSQLIICSLAAYAFTMEFYGRKFIMGVTVAAMLIPFHTIFLTDYLVTVRLGLVNSYAGIAIVHAVSIVNLLILYSAFNSIPDSMIEAARLDGASEAFILFGVIWPNAKPALTAVVILAFVNSWNEYLWVLLVATDDSYKTLPVVLAEFQSQLTGEFTLQYAFAIIVLVPIVILFVLLQKHFIQSVTMSAMKQ; encoded by the coding sequence ATGAACGGAACGAACGGATTCGTCGACCGAAACGACGTCACGAACGCGTTCAAAAAACGCTTCGGTGAGAGCCGCGAGGAGTTCGGCGCGAAGGCGCTGTACTTCACGCTGAGTTGCCTGCTGGCGCTCCTCTTCGCGTTCCCCTACTACTGGCTGGTCCGCGTCGGCTTCGTCTGGCCGAGCGGGGCCATCCTCGGTGAGCGCCCGTCGCTGATCATCGAAGACCTCAGCTTCTACAACTTCGTGACCATCTACTACGAGATCGCACTGCTCCGCTACTTCCTCAACAGTGTGCTAGTGTCGTTGATCGTCATCGGTAGCCAACTGATCATCTGCTCGCTAGCGGCGTACGCCTTTACGATGGAGTTCTACGGACGGAAGTTCATCATGGGCGTTACCGTCGCAGCGATGCTGATTCCGTTTCACACGATCTTCCTGACAGACTATCTCGTCACCGTCCGGCTGGGGTTGGTGAATTCGTACGCTGGCATAGCCATCGTACACGCCGTGAGTATCGTGAACCTGCTTATCCTGTACTCGGCGTTCAACTCGATCCCGGACTCGATGATCGAAGCCGCTCGACTCGATGGCGCCTCTGAAGCGTTTATTCTGTTCGGCGTGATCTGGCCGAACGCTAAACCGGCGCTGACAGCGGTCGTCATTCTGGCGTTCGTCAACTCCTGGAACGAGTACCTGTGGGTGTTGCTCGTCGCGACCGACGACTCGTACAAAACGCTCCCCGTCGTCCTCGCAGAGTTTCAGTCCCAGCTGACGGGCGAGTTCACGCTCCAGTACGCGTTCGCGATCATCGTCCTCGTCCCGATCGTGATCCTGTTCGTCCTCCTGCAAAAACACTTCATCCAGAGCGTCACGATGAGCGCAATGAAACAGTGA
- a CDS encoding ABC transporter ATP-binding protein: MSHLSIDGVSKVFSSGEEGEIVAVDDVSMEIEDGEFLVMVGPSGSGKSTLLRLIAGLETVSEGEFYLGDERITGKKPKNRDLAMVFQNYALYPHLSARNNIGFGLKMQGGIPKDEINRRVEEAAEIMEIGDLLEKMPNELSGGQQQRVSLGRAIVRDPEVFLMDEPLSNLDAKLRTTMRTEIQQLQDELGVTTIYVTHDQVEAMTMGDRIAILNQGELQQVATPIEAYYEPQNRFVAGFIGSPSMNFIDVAVDRSGGTTTFEHADFSYVVSELVAAKLPEEVEEVTVGIRPEDLEVNAGGPDEYSFTTGVSVVEPLGKEQLGYFDLGTVTYTASVPGYYDIEEGQTISVHVPPERLHLFDVKTGDTIANREPPGEEERESATQAMSDR; this comes from the coding sequence ATGAGCCATCTTTCCATTGATGGGGTATCGAAGGTATTCAGTAGCGGCGAGGAGGGGGAGATCGTTGCCGTGGATGATGTCTCGATGGAGATCGAGGACGGGGAGTTCCTCGTTATGGTCGGTCCCTCCGGCAGCGGGAAATCGACACTCCTGCGCCTCATCGCGGGGTTGGAAACGGTGAGCGAGGGGGAGTTCTATCTCGGGGACGAGCGAATCACGGGCAAGAAACCTAAGAACCGGGATCTGGCGATGGTCTTTCAGAACTACGCACTCTATCCTCACCTCTCGGCTCGAAACAACATCGGGTTTGGCCTCAAGATGCAGGGCGGAATCCCGAAAGACGAGATCAACAGGCGCGTCGAGGAGGCAGCCGAGATCATGGAGATCGGGGACCTGCTGGAGAAGATGCCGAACGAACTCTCCGGCGGGCAGCAACAGCGCGTCTCGCTCGGCCGGGCGATCGTCCGAGATCCGGAGGTGTTTCTCATGGACGAGCCGCTGTCGAACCTCGATGCGAAGCTCCGAACCACGATGCGAACGGAGATCCAGCAACTCCAGGACGAACTCGGCGTAACGACGATCTACGTGACACACGATCAGGTAGAGGCGATGACGATGGGGGACAGGATCGCCATCTTGAATCAGGGCGAACTCCAGCAGGTCGCGACGCCGATCGAAGCCTACTACGAACCCCAAAACCGGTTCGTCGCCGGGTTCATCGGCTCGCCGTCGATGAACTTCATCGACGTGGCCGTTGACCGTTCTGGTGGAACGACGACGTTCGAGCACGCCGACTTTTCGTACGTGGTCTCCGAACTGGTAGCGGCGAAACTGCCCGAGGAAGTCGAGGAGGTTACGGTGGGTATCCGCCCCGAAGACCTCGAAGTCAATGCGGGCGGTCCGGACGAGTACTCGTTTACGACGGGTGTCTCCGTCGTCGAACCGCTCGGAAAAGAACAGCTGGGTTACTTCGATCTCGGGACCGTCACGTACACGGCGAGCGTTCCCGGCTACTACGACATCGAAGAGGGACAGACGATCTCCGTCCACGTGCCCCCAGAGCGACTGCATCTCTTCGACGTGAAAACGGGTGACACGATCGCCAACCGCGAGCCACCGGGCGAGGAGGAACGGGAAAGTGCAACGCAGGCAATGAGCGATCGATGA
- a CDS encoding ATPase domain-containing protein produces MVGLPPRLSTGVAGLDDVLHGGYLAGDAYLLRGELGTGKTLLGLHFLRDGADAGETVLFINLEESEAKTGDTLRGRIRPGRDRLSRSESSL; encoded by the coding sequence ATGGTTGGGTTGCCACCCCGGCTCTCAACGGGAGTCGCTGGGCTCGACGACGTACTACACGGCGGCTATCTCGCGGGTGACGCTTATCTCCTCCGCGGGGAGCTCGGAACCGGAAAAACGCTATTGGGGCTGCACTTTCTTCGCGACGGAGCCGATGCCGGTGAGACCGTGCTGTTCATCAATCTCGAGGAGTCCGAAGCGAAGACCGGTGACACTCTCCGGGGTCGGATTCGACCTGGACGGGATCGACTTTCTCGATCTGAGTCCTCGCTCTGA
- a CDS encoding IclR family transcriptional regulator, which produces MNETGRTIQSVRTSCEILQVLQDHGGARIATIADELEMSRGNVHHHLNTLRQEEFVKKEGDEYGISLKFVAYAESAKQSVTEYDVVRSEVEQLAQDVGEVVNFAVEEHSWVVYLHKERGEGAVHTAAFPGTRLHMHCSALGKAILAQNDREEVEAVLEKRGMPAYTDQTIQDKETLWSQLETIRETGVSHDYEEVVTGVRCVAVPLRTPAGDVFGAISVSGPSQRLTDHMFEETLPQKLAQSANVIEVNLLTTS; this is translated from the coding sequence ATGAACGAGACCGGGCGAACCATCCAATCGGTTCGGACCTCCTGTGAGATCTTGCAGGTGCTGCAGGACCACGGCGGCGCGCGAATTGCGACGATCGCCGACGAACTCGAGATGTCGAGGGGGAACGTCCACCACCATCTCAACACGCTCCGGCAGGAAGAGTTCGTCAAGAAGGAGGGCGACGAGTACGGGATCAGTCTCAAGTTCGTCGCGTACGCCGAATCGGCGAAACAGTCGGTCACCGAGTACGACGTCGTACGATCGGAGGTCGAGCAGCTGGCCCAGGACGTCGGCGAGGTGGTAAACTTCGCCGTCGAAGAGCACAGCTGGGTCGTCTACTTACACAAAGAACGGGGCGAAGGGGCCGTACACACGGCTGCGTTCCCCGGAACGCGGCTTCATATGCACTGTTCGGCCCTCGGCAAGGCGATTCTGGCACAGAACGACCGCGAGGAGGTCGAAGCCGTCCTCGAAAAACGCGGGATGCCCGCGTACACCGACCAGACGATCCAGGACAAAGAGACGCTCTGGTCGCAGTTGGAGACGATCAGGGAAACTGGCGTGAGCCACGACTACGAGGAGGTCGTCACCGGCGTCCGATGCGTAGCGGTCCCGCTTCGAACCCCTGCCGGCGACGTGTTCGGGGCGATCAGCGTCTCGGGGCCCAGCCAGCGGCTGACGGACCACATGTTCGAAGAGACCCTTCCCCAAAAACTCGCCCAATCGGCGAACGTGATCGAGGTGAATCTGCTGACGACGTCCTGA
- a CDS encoding PGF-CTERM sorting domain-containing protein, producing MVVLSVLATAPVAIADDSPTQTVETLENGDDLYLAFGADTGDQSLEEYVDAHLNGDSDATSEVIQYQNVGQVNIHEEGLAVSIAIGGGDATAIQQVDQYNDNVQDGDASAANEQISHETQFDNVGDVYLLMGNGDSQQYDGWAVANGDATVSQTADATVSQAQLVDQTNIVQNATAFAYAENESEATAIQVTEQSNYNLQEGAASAANVYADNASAADPGEHDKQKKQDGQDGADADQSADATVEQAQEVSQANVNQQGTAIAIAVGENASATAIQLTEQSNLNEQVGSAEALNVMLDATGLNIATAGIEDGTDVLAQATEVHDDPEKKSDADAGAVNQTAEASVTQYQSVEQVNINLDSAAQAIATNGSTADAVQLTYQQNVNAQVASAEALNIFIDDSDLDEKERSKLEAACSNYEGVVLTETSVATIGGDSVDDVDRLSFDYDGPHDELNAVEQWSTAEVEQSQNITQVNYQSNTAFAVAEDDGEASAVQITIQENQNVQFAESESATYAEGDTGTDAEKDTKDDANDTDEKKDEPEEEEKKTDTEKDDTITDDEPTDEKKTDDETDADDEYDDDSMPGFGIAVGLVALLVAGALGLRHNR from the coding sequence ATGGTTGTACTGTCTGTTCTCGCGACCGCGCCGGTAGCGATCGCAGACGACAGTCCGACACAGACCGTCGAAACACTCGAAAACGGTGACGACCTCTACCTCGCCTTCGGCGCCGACACCGGCGACCAAAGCCTCGAGGAGTACGTCGACGCCCACCTGAACGGTGACTCCGATGCCACCTCCGAGGTCATCCAGTACCAGAACGTCGGCCAGGTGAACATCCACGAGGAAGGCCTCGCGGTCTCCATCGCCATCGGCGGCGGAGACGCCACGGCCATCCAGCAGGTGGACCAGTACAACGACAACGTCCAGGACGGCGACGCCAGCGCCGCCAACGAGCAGATCAGCCACGAGACGCAGTTCGACAACGTCGGCGACGTCTACCTGCTCATGGGCAACGGCGACTCCCAGCAGTACGACGGCTGGGCGGTCGCAAACGGCGACGCCACCGTCAGCCAGACGGCCGACGCCACCGTCAGCCAGGCCCAGCTGGTCGACCAGACCAACATCGTCCAGAACGCGACCGCGTTCGCCTATGCCGAGAACGAAAGCGAGGCGACGGCGATCCAGGTCACCGAGCAGTCCAACTACAACCTCCAGGAGGGCGCGGCGAGCGCGGCGAACGTCTACGCCGACAACGCGTCCGCGGCCGACCCCGGTGAGCACGACAAACAGAAGAAACAGGACGGCCAGGACGGCGCTGACGCCGACCAGAGCGCGGACGCGACCGTCGAGCAGGCCCAGGAGGTCAGCCAGGCGAACGTCAACCAGCAAGGGACGGCGATCGCCATCGCCGTCGGCGAGAACGCCTCCGCGACGGCGATCCAACTCACCGAGCAGTCGAACCTCAACGAACAGGTCGGCTCCGCCGAGGCGCTCAACGTCATGCTCGATGCGACGGGGCTGAACATCGCCACCGCCGGCATCGAGGACGGCACTGACGTCCTCGCACAGGCGACCGAGGTCCACGACGATCCCGAGAAGAAAAGCGATGCTGACGCCGGCGCCGTCAACCAGACCGCAGAGGCCAGCGTCACCCAGTACCAGAGCGTCGAACAGGTCAACATCAACCTGGACAGTGCCGCCCAGGCGATCGCCACGAACGGCAGCACCGCCGACGCCGTCCAGCTGACCTACCAGCAGAACGTCAACGCACAGGTCGCCTCCGCCGAGGCGCTCAACATCTTCATCGACGACAGCGACCTCGACGAGAAAGAACGCAGCAAACTCGAGGCCGCGTGTTCGAACTACGAAGGCGTCGTGCTGACCGAGACGAGCGTCGCGACCATCGGCGGCGACTCCGTCGACGACGTCGACCGCCTGAGCTTCGATTACGACGGCCCGCACGACGAACTCAACGCCGTCGAGCAGTGGTCGACCGCCGAGGTCGAACAGAGCCAGAACATCACGCAGGTGAACTACCAGTCGAACACGGCGTTCGCAGTCGCCGAGGACGACGGTGAGGCCTCGGCCGTCCAGATCACGATCCAGGAGAACCAGAACGTCCAGTTCGCGGAAAGCGAGTCCGCCACCTACGCGGAAGGTGACACCGGTACCGACGCCGAGAAGGATACGAAGGACGACGCGAACGACACGGACGAGAAGAAAGACGAACCGGAAGAGGAGGAGAAGAAGACCGACACCGAGAAAGACGACACCATCACCGACGACGAACCGACCGACGAGAAGAAAACGGACGACGAGACGGACGCCGACGATGAGTACGACGACGACTCGATGCCCGGATTCGGTATCGCAGTCGGCCTCGTTGCGCTCCTCGTTGCCGGCGCACTCGGCCTGCGCCACAACCGGTGA
- a CDS encoding mandelate racemase/muconate lactonizing enzyme family protein produces the protein MEISSVTAHAVNIDVTDREDGGIAPYVTNHGAVEDVTRVVVKVETDEGITGWGEMRVFLTPAATISVIEEGVAPIVTGHSPFEVESLRRLFFIEYSNIDMFFAAVETACWDIVGKALGEPIYKLLGGWTARSQTDMRRDATGNASQRVEVAYCLGILSPEESRVHAAKALEEGYSVLKTKAGRDWKQDVQRIIAMDEEVDGDLEFRLDPNQGWRVDEAVRVGATLADAGVYLQYLEQPIRVDTHESLAALRHRQPQPIGPNEDMYIAHNLRSLIQKGGIDVAVVDLTPAGGITGVRQQAAIAEDAGIPVTHHCAFDLGIRTAAIMHAVHGIPGFNLPPDSVYYAWEDDVLEERLDISGGAITVPDGPGLGIQVDERKIDEHAIDPATDGKYL, from the coding sequence ATGGAAATATCGAGCGTAACAGCACACGCCGTAAATATTGACGTAACCGACCGAGAAGACGGGGGTATCGCGCCGTACGTCACGAACCACGGTGCGGTCGAAGACGTTACGCGAGTCGTCGTCAAAGTCGAGACCGACGAGGGGATCACCGGCTGGGGAGAGATGCGCGTCTTCTTGACGCCGGCCGCGACGATCTCCGTGATCGAAGAGGGCGTCGCCCCGATCGTCACGGGTCACTCTCCCTTCGAGGTCGAGAGCCTGCGACGGCTGTTTTTCATCGAGTACTCGAACATCGACATGTTCTTCGCGGCCGTCGAGACGGCGTGCTGGGACATCGTCGGAAAGGCACTCGGCGAACCGATCTACAAACTGCTCGGCGGGTGGACTGCCCGATCCCAGACCGACATGCGACGTGACGCGACGGGGAACGCGAGCCAGCGCGTCGAGGTGGCGTACTGTCTCGGCATCCTCTCGCCCGAGGAGTCTCGAGTGCACGCAGCGAAGGCACTTGAGGAGGGGTACTCGGTGCTGAAGACGAAAGCCGGGCGGGATTGGAAACAGGACGTCCAGCGGATCATCGCGATGGACGAGGAGGTCGACGGCGACCTCGAGTTCCGCCTCGATCCGAACCAGGGCTGGCGGGTCGACGAGGCCGTCCGTGTCGGCGCCACCCTCGCCGATGCGGGCGTCTACCTGCAGTACCTCGAACAGCCAATCCGCGTCGACACCCACGAGTCACTCGCCGCGTTACGCCACCGTCAGCCCCAGCCGATCGGGCCGAACGAGGATATGTATATCGCGCACAACCTCCGGTCGCTCATTCAGAAGGGCGGCATCGACGTCGCCGTCGTCGACCTGACGCCCGCCGGCGGGATCACGGGCGTTCGCCAGCAGGCGGCGATCGCCGAGGACGCGGGGATTCCCGTAACCCACCACTGTGCATTCGACCTGGGGATTCGCACCGCGGCGATCATGCATGCCGTACACGGGATTCCCGGGTTCAACCTCCCGCCGGATTCCGTCTACTACGCGTGGGAGGATGACGTCCTCGAAGAGCGCTTGGATATCTCCGGGGGCGCCATTACGGTACCAGACGGCCCCGGACTGGGAATCCAGGTGGACGAACGGAAAATCGACGAACACGCGATCGATCCCGCAACCGACGGGAAGTACTTGTGA
- a CDS encoding extracellular solute-binding protein — protein MRDVSKSAGGRRTYLKGIGVGLGAALAGCLGGGGDGDSGGDLEFLTWNLAFLEDSINGYIDDWEEEYGDEYDEFEWTWTDQGGDEVLPYYESGLQGGDPATVLDAEFGSHASFAADGVLADIEQFADDEFLDRFSETSLDLGRYDGTLYAAPFYLNSQMTVSNVEYFDQAGIEPPSLGNFWSTDDYLDNAEQLVEESDAEYGLMSLIHSFTAWAFFFSEDIDILNEEGTEAVLNTDRAVEILTRMAELTDEGIIPEVTWTGDFEETSEFYAVGDTAIGFTRDSALRPIQEQGEDWVDEESIEIGPGPEGGNFAEFHTLSITESDHSETEQQAAFDLIDVITNTEWQKDFLRETTVLVPNEEALDELANDDEYREDRPLLAQLYDQFNTISDDLSVVPIVPELPEIDDIVRAEMGSAGLGEKDPEEALQDAEDRINNALN, from the coding sequence ATGCGAGACGTCAGCAAAAGCGCTGGAGGGAGGCGTACGTATCTGAAAGGGATCGGCGTGGGTCTCGGGGCTGCGTTAGCCGGCTGTCTCGGTGGTGGGGGAGACGGCGATAGCGGTGGTGACCTCGAGTTTCTCACGTGGAACCTGGCGTTTCTGGAGGATTCGATTAACGGCTACATCGACGACTGGGAGGAGGAGTACGGCGACGAGTACGACGAGTTCGAGTGGACCTGGACCGACCAGGGCGGCGACGAGGTACTTCCCTACTACGAGTCGGGGCTCCAGGGTGGCGATCCCGCCACGGTCCTCGACGCGGAGTTCGGTTCCCACGCGTCGTTCGCCGCGGACGGCGTGCTCGCCGACATCGAGCAGTTCGCGGATGACGAGTTCCTCGACCGCTTTAGCGAGACGTCTCTGGATCTCGGCCGCTACGACGGGACGCTGTACGCCGCTCCGTTCTATCTCAACAGTCAGATGACCGTCTCCAACGTGGAGTATTTCGACCAGGCGGGGATCGAGCCGCCGAGCCTCGGCAACTTCTGGTCGACCGACGACTACCTCGACAACGCAGAACAGCTCGTCGAGGAGTCCGACGCCGAGTACGGGCTGATGTCGCTCATTCACAGCTTCACGGCGTGGGCGTTCTTCTTCAGCGAGGACATCGACATTCTCAACGAAGAGGGGACGGAGGCGGTCCTGAACACCGATCGTGCCGTCGAAATTCTCACCCGGATGGCGGAGTTGACCGACGAGGGTATCATCCCCGAAGTCACGTGGACCGGCGACTTCGAGGAGACGAGCGAGTTCTACGCCGTCGGGGACACCGCGATCGGCTTCACGCGCGACTCCGCGCTTCGCCCCATCCAGGAGCAGGGCGAAGACTGGGTCGACGAGGAGTCGATCGAGATCGGTCCTGGCCCGGAGGGCGGGAACTTCGCCGAGTTCCACACGCTGAGCATTACCGAGTCGGACCACTCTGAAACGGAGCAGCAGGCGGCGTTCGACCTGATCGACGTGATCACGAACACCGAGTGGCAGAAGGACTTTCTCAGGGAGACGACCGTACTCGTCCCCAACGAGGAGGCGCTGGACGAGCTAGCGAACGACGACGAGTACCGCGAAGATCGTCCGCTGCTGGCGCAGCTGTACGACCAGTTCAATACGATTTCGGACGACCTCAGCGTCGTTCCGATCGTCCCGGAGCTGCCGGAGATCGACGACATCGTTCGCGCGGAGATGGGATCGGCGGGCCTCGGCGAGAAAGACCCCGAAGAGGCGCTTCAGGACGCCGAGGACCGGATCAACAACGCCCTCAACTAA